From a region of the Aeoliella mucimassa genome:
- a CDS encoding helix-turn-helix domain-containing protein: MKKHIVCLDHQARGGLEQLARSGARAAQVVRRCQILLKSDSGCTDEEIAEHVGCTTRNVRAVRKRFCEEGVQRAVYDAPRSGRPPEFTKRQQQQVIALACSEPPEGRARWTLELLCEHAVKEGFVDSLSVTEVSLWLKEHDLKPWRKKLGACPS, translated from the coding sequence ATGAAAAAGCACATTGTTTGCCTGGACCACCAGGCCCGTGGAGGTTTGGAGCAGCTAGCACGCTCAGGCGCCCGCGCGGCGCAAGTGGTGCGTCGCTGCCAGATATTATTGAAATCGGACTCGGGATGCACCGACGAAGAGATCGCCGAGCATGTGGGCTGCACGACGCGCAACGTCCGAGCCGTCCGAAAGCGGTTCTGCGAAGAGGGCGTCCAGCGGGCGGTGTACGATGCGCCTCGCTCGGGCCGCCCCCCAGAGTTCACCAAGCGGCAGCAGCAACAGGTAATCGCCCTGGCGTGCAGCGAGCCGCCCGAGGGACGGGCTCGCTGGACGCTGGAATTGTTGTGCGAGCACGCGGTGAAGGAAGGCTTCGTCGATTCGCTCAGCGTGACGGAGGTCTCGCTGTGGCTCAAGGAACACGACCTGAAGCCGTGGCGAAAAAAACTTGGTGCGTGCCCAAGCTGA
- a CDS encoding IS630 family transposase, translating into MPKLNDEFCERMEDVLEQYEKPLDPNEPVVCLDEQPYQRVDDARPPEPAAPGKIAKQDYEYRRCGTCSVFVAVEPKAGKRFVQAKRHRKRADFARFVRDLLKRYPDAERVHLVMDNLNTHNEKSLIETFGEEAARPMLERIVWHFTPKHASWLNMAEIEISAIQRQCLGRRLASLDKVQSELSHCSRDRNRKKIKINWTFHRKDAKRVFPELYRK; encoded by the coding sequence GTGCCCAAGCTGAACGACGAGTTCTGTGAGCGGATGGAGGACGTCCTCGAGCAGTACGAGAAGCCGCTCGACCCGAACGAGCCGGTCGTCTGCCTCGACGAGCAGCCCTATCAGAGGGTCGACGACGCGCGGCCGCCCGAGCCCGCGGCACCCGGCAAGATCGCGAAGCAGGACTACGAGTACCGCCGCTGCGGAACCTGCAGCGTGTTCGTGGCGGTCGAGCCGAAGGCGGGCAAGCGATTCGTTCAGGCCAAGCGTCACCGCAAGCGAGCCGACTTCGCCCGGTTCGTCCGCGACCTCTTGAAGCGCTATCCCGACGCAGAGCGGGTTCATCTGGTGATGGACAACCTCAACACGCACAACGAGAAGTCGTTGATCGAAACCTTTGGCGAGGAGGCGGCTCGGCCAATGCTGGAGCGGATTGTGTGGCATTTTACCCCCAAGCATGCCAGTTGGCTCAACATGGCCGAGATCGAAATCTCGGCCATACAGCGACAATGCCTGGGACGTCGGTTGGCTTCGCTCGACAAGGTTCAAAGCGAACTCTCCCACTGTTCACGCGACCGCAATCGGAAGAAAATCAAAATCAATTGGACCTTCCATCGAAAAGACGCCAAACGCGTCTTCCCTGAACTCTATAGGAAATGA